In Alosa alosa isolate M-15738 ecotype Scorff River chromosome 19, AALO_Geno_1.1, whole genome shotgun sequence, a genomic segment contains:
- the golga5 gene encoding golgin subfamily A member 5: MSWFADLAGKAEELLNKVDQGAATALTKHQSRKSSFPSSYNEAEAFQYSNAGFSTVESDTPHQYQSSSQDKGHDFISAAADNIKKSKATLLAGTANVSTVTPLGSACASSTKATSGFVRPKKTEDVDDDLLFMFLNSSDPPQGERRDVRRELPRVAGPAEEVEPATAAPLAVPSAPSTPPSTRGLSRTSSISSLSASVHSVKTEDGSVKDHNQDTPESSDSGLAVAQDPAPQEPSTAPVEESQSQVLSNLRLENQLLRSEVASLNQEMASVIQRAKDTQEELNLARARTEKWNSDQSRTDRAIRELRSQVDDLTEALSAKDGQLAVLKVRLDEADQLLKVRNSALEEAQNENSRILQDHSEGNNMNSQAIHTLQDRVREAEAAVKREQDSYRQMQSEFAARLSRAENEKQGLAEALTGMERRLAEERHRAEEQQQQAKSARTAAENAKQELQDYKHKASRILQSKEKLISSLKEGSGLDSLDGGSAGSLALELEDLRHEKDLQREEMQKLQGQVHTLRAEIQDLETAALTEAETWREQQQELQDQQAQQSRARQEQEAEVERYKQEIQYMEEEHHRAKSTLQSRIKDREEEIQKLRNQLTNKALSSSSQTELESRLHQLTETLIQKQTMLEALGTEKSSLVFQLERLEQQLKSVQGGQSGGSAINMSGLEGPGTRQRNTPVLFTDHDNSGAGVYGKVRNAASTIDRFSIRLGIFLRRYPMARVFVILYMALLHLWVMVVLLTYTPEMHHGHPDGR; this comes from the exons ATGTCTTGGTTTGCCGATCTAGCAGGAAAGGCTGAGGAACTTTTGAACAAGGTCGATCAAGGGGCAGCCACTGCATTGACTAAGCACCAAAGTCGCAAgtcctccttcccttcctcatACAACGAAGCAGAAGCATTTCAATACAGTAATGCTGGCTTCAGCACAGTAGAATCAGACACTCCGCACCAATACCAGAGCTCCTCTCAAGATAAAGGACATGACTTCATCTCTGCAGCTGCGGACAACATCAAAAAATCCAAAGCCACGCTGTTGGCAGGCACTGCCAATGTGTCCACTGTCACACCTTTGGGTTCAGCCTGTGCCAGCTCCACCAAGGCCACCTCTGGCTTCGTCCGGCCCAAGAAGACTGAGGATGTGGATGACGACCTCCTCTTCATGTTTTTGAATAGTTCTGACCCACCGCAGGGCGAGAGGCGGGATGTGAGGCGAGAGCTCCCTCGAGTGGCAGGTCCTGCTGAGGAGGTGGAACCAGCCACCGCTGCCCCACTGGCAGTACCATCTGCCCCTTCCACTCCCCCCTCCACCAGAGGCCTGTCTCGAACATCTAGTATTAGCTCGCTGTCTGCCAGTGTCCACAGTGTTAAGACTGAGGATGGGTCCGTCAAAGATCACAACCAAG ATACCCCAGAGAGCTCAGACTCTGGGCTGGCTGTGGCTCAGGACCCTGCCCCCCAAGAGCCTTCAACAGCCCCTGTGGAGGAATCCCAGAGCCAAGTGTTGTCCAACCTACGGCTGGAGAACCAGCTGCTGCGCAGCGAGGTGGCCTCCCTCAACCAAGAGATGGCATCGGTCATCCAGAGGGCCAAAGACACTCAGGAGG AGCTGAATCTAGCTCGAGCACGCACAGAGAAATGGAACTCAGACCAGTCCAGGACCGATCGTGCCATCCGTGAGTTAAGGTCACAGGTTGATGACCTCACAGAGGCTCTCTCGGCCAAGGATGGGCAGCTGGCTGTTTTGAAGGTGCGGCTGGATGAGGCAGACCAGCTCCTTAAGGTCCGCAACTCCGCTTTAGAAGAAGCCCAGAATGAGAACTCCAG GATCCTACAGGACCATTCAGAAGGCAACAACATGAACTCTCAGGCAATTCATACCCTCCAGGACAGAGTGCGGGAAGCTGAGGCAGCAGTCAAGAGGGAACAGGACAGCTACCGCCAGATGCAG AGTGAGTTTGCAGCCCGTCTCTCGCGGGCGGAAAATGAGAAGCAAGGCCTGGCGGAGGCCCTAACGGGCATGGAGCGTCGGTTGGCAGAGGAGAGGCACCGTGctgaggagcagcagcagcaggccaaGAGTGCCCGTACAGCTGCCGAGAACGCCAAACAGGAGCTGCAGGACTACAAACATAAAGCCTCACGTATCCTGCAG tccaaAGAGAAGCTAATCAGCAGTCTGAAGGAGGGCTCTGGACTGGACTCGCTGGACGGCGGGTCAGCGGGGTCATTGGCGCTGGAGCTGGAGGACCTCAGGCACGAGAAGGATCTTCAGCGGGAGGAGATGCAAAAGCTGCAGGGCCAGGTGCACACACTCAGGGCTGAGATCCAG GACCTGGAGACGGCAGCGCTGACAGAAGCAGAGACTTGGagggagcagcagcaggagctgcAAGACCAACAAGCCCAGCAGAGCCGCGCCAGACAGGAGCAGGAGGCGGAGGTGGAGCGCTACAAACAG GAGATACAGTACATGGAAGAGGAGCATCATCGTGCTAAAAGTACCCTTCAGAGTCGAATCAAAGACCGTGAGGAGGAAATCCAGAAACTCAGGAATCAA CTGACCAATAAAGCgctgagcagcagcagccagaCAGAGCTGGAGAGTCGGCTGCACCAGCTGACGGAGACGCTGATCCAGAAGCAAACCATGCTGGAGGCCCTGGGCACGGAGAAGAGCTCGCTGGTCTTCCAGCTGGAGCGGCTGGAGCAGCAGCTGAAGAGTGTGCAGGGCGGCCAGAGCGGAGGCTCTGCCATCAACATGAGTGGCTTGGAAGGACCTG GTACGCGGCAGAGGAACACACCTGTTCTGTTTACTGACCATGACAACTCAGGAGCTGGGGTCTATGGCAAAGTACGCAATGCAGCCAGCACCATTGATCGCTTCAG CATTCGGTTAGGAATCTTTTTGAGGCGGTACCCCATGGCCAGAGTCTTTGTGATCCTTTATATG GCACTTCTGCATCTCTGGGTCATGGTTGTCCTGTTGACATACACACCAGAGATGCACCATGGCCATCCAGATGGGAGATAG